The genome window CAATCTTTTCCTTTGCGTTCGAAGATTTCGACCGTATGGATTTTGTATAAAGTAGGATGAGAGATCACGTAAAGACGGTAAACGTCCTTGGTTTTCAGCAGACTCATTCCGTGAGGTCGGAACTCCGGCGGAAATTTCACCGGCAATTCCTTAGGCACGGAAGAATTCTTCAGATCGATCCAATAGATCTTACCGGTTTGATCGGAAATTCTTCGCTCGTGGCTGGAAATATAAAGAATCCGTTCTTCTTGATCCAAGGCCAAGTCTTCCGGGCCGGGAAGTCCTTCGATTCGTGTGCAGGCGGCCGCAGTAGGTCCGACGGCTTTGATATCCGCGCCGCAGTTTGTAAGGCTTATCGTAGAGGCGAAAACCAGAAGGAGAATCGTTCCAAGAGAAATATTCGAGGAGTTCCCACAAGTTTCAGTTCGTTTTAGCAAATTAGGTCGTTTCATATCGTTTTACGGCCTCCGAACTTCCCGGAAAGTCTCGGCTCGGGCAAGGAAAAAAAGCAAAAAAGTGATTGCTATTTTTATGCACTGCACAAAAATAGCAATAGAGATCCTCGAAAACAAATTGAGGGGTTGCTGTATGGAAAATAAGAAATTAAACGACATAATCAATGCAGGAATCGGGGCCGTTCAAACTTCTCGCGAGATTTTCGATAAACTCGTGGATGATCTGAATGAAGGCAAAGAAAAGATCGAAGAGAGATTCGATCAGTTGAAAGCTCAGGGTGAAAAAGACATGAGCGACAACGCGTTGAAATTAAAAGTCAATTTAGCTTGGGGTTTGGTCCGGTTCGAAGAAATCCGGGACAATATTCTCAATCATTTTATCAAGAAATAAGATCTTTGCTAAAGCGAAGTTCCCTGTTTCTTGCTCTCTGGGTTTTAATTTCCGCCGGAGAGATCGATTCCAAGGAAATTACACTATTCTCACACTTCACTGACTCCTCTCCTCGAATTGCCGGGGAGAGGAATCTTCTCAAACAAAAATTCACTCCGGCCTCCACGTTTAAATATTGGATTACCCTTTTTCTATTGGAAAGAAACCTAATCGCTCCCGCTTTCAAAAGAACAAGCAACGAAGCTCATATCCCGAACGCTCCGCGAGATTTGACTCTGCGGGAAGCGATGTATTATTCCTCCAATTCCTTCTTTCTCGCTTTTTTTGAGGAAAATCCGCTCCTCTACGAAGAACTCGAAGACTTCTTGTTACGGATCGGATACGTCCCAGAGACATTCAAAAAACATTATTTAGATAAAAAGAATATTTATTTTTCGGACGCGATCCAAAAAACCCCGGAAGAACAGCACGAATTTCTGCTCGAGTTTTTAAAAGACGAAGGAAGATCCAAAGGAGTGTCTCCTGAAACGTTTCGACTCTGGAAAGAAGCCGCGTTTTGGTCAGAATGCGATTCCAAAAACTCGATCGTCTACGGGAAGACGGGATCTCTCCGCGGATCGTTTTGGTTTTTGGGATTTTCGGAAAAGAAACAAAATCTTTGGCAGAGATGGATCGCAAACGCACCGAAAGAATATTCCGTAATTACGGTTTTGCAGACGGGAGAAGGCGTTTCAAGGGAAACGGCGATCGATTCTTTTTATAGAACCGCCGGTTGTAAGAGATAAGATCGTTTCGGAAACTTTAAAAATGTTGTTCGATCGAAACCTTTAGAATCGTTTGTGTTAGGTGGGATGGGATCGGGACTTGAATCCGATTGGAGTTCGGTACGATTTTTTTAGAACGAAAGAAAAGACGAATCGAAGTAAGAAAGCGGCGAAGATCAGAATCTCGGAGTGACTGGATTCGAACCAGCGACCCCTTCCCCCCCAGAGAAGTGCGCTACCACTGCGCTACACCCCGATTCTTTACTATACAGTAATGATTTCCGAAAAGGTTCTTCTGTAAACTTAAAAAACGCAAGAGGTCAGCAGAGAAAATCGGGACAGATGAACCAGATGATCTGTCCGTCTAAAAATTTTTCTCTGGGAACGTTGACAGCGAGAGCGGAACCGGGAGAAAAAAGAAAACTCTTACCCACGCCCGTGATTCCCAAAAGTTTTTCGGCAAAGATGGAAACGTCCGGACTATGTCCTACCAAAAGAATCGTATCCGAGTTCGAGTATTCGCGGATCATGGGACAAACGCGGGACATGTCGTTTCCCGCTTCCAAATAATCCAACGATTCGGTTTCCTGTTCGGGATGAAGAATGTCCGTATAAATTTTTGCGGTGTCCTTGGTTCTTTCGTAAGGACTATGATAGATCTTTGTGATTTTGAAACCGGTCTTGAGAAAATTCGCCATCTTCCGTACGTCGGCTTCTCCCTTCTGAGTGAGAAGTCTTGAACGATCGGTTCCATCGGGAGAAGTCGTTTCCGCTTCCCCATGTCTAGCAATAATAATCTTCATGTTTCCCAGAGGATTGACAGGGAATGATTCCCGAAAATCATTGATCCTTCTCTAGTTGGAACTTTCGTCTGCGGAAAAGGTCCAACGTTTTTATATTCTGAAAGCTTATCCCGAAGATCGGATTCTTTTTATAAAGTTCCGCGTTACGACCTATCCCTTACGGAGGATCGGATTCGTCTTTGGGACGATTTTAGAAAAGGCTCTGATTCCAAGGAAAAGCGCATGTCCGAATTTGCAATTGAAATCGATTCGATTCGAAAAAAATACAAGGAACAAAATGCTCTCAGAGGCGTCTCCTTTCGAGTTCCCCAAGGTTCTGTCTTCGGGCTCTTAGGTCCGAACGGCGCCGGAAAGACGAGCTTGGTTCGAATCCTCATGGGATTCTCCAAACAAACCGAAGGAAGCTTTCGTCTATTTGGACTTCCGTTTTCACCCCATTTGCGGAAAAGAATCGGTTACCTTCCTGAAAAAGTATCCATCCCGGGTTTTCTAACGGGAGAAGAATTCTTAACCTTCTCCGCAAAGTTAGCCGGAATTAAAAACGCTTCCATCCGGGAAAAGTCTAAGTTCCTTTTGGAAAAGACGGGAATCGCTGACGCCGCCGATAAAAAAGTTTCCGGCTATTCCAAAGGAATGCTGCAGCGCCTCGGACTCGCGTCTGCTTTGATCGGCGATCCCGAACTTTTGATCTTGGACGAACCCGGTTCCGGTTTGGACCCGAAGGGTTACATCGATTTCCGCGAAACTCTTGTCGAAGAAAACAAAAACAAGGGCACAACCGTATTATTAAATTCTCATAGACTTTTGGAAGTGGAGAAGGTCTGTCACGAAATCGGAATTCTCAACTTGGGAACTCTCGCCGCGCTCGGACCTCTCGAATCCTTGAAGGAAGGTAAGAATCGGATTCTTCTGAAAGTGGAATCGGTAACTCCCGAATTGGATTCATATATCCGTAAAATTTCCTCCGAACAAAAAGTTACGGAGAATCAGATCGAGTTTCTTCCGCAGAACGGAATCGATCTGAAACGAATTCCCGCGGAACTCGTGGACTTAGGAGCGAACATCTTGAAATACGAAAGAACCGTCGAATCTCTTGAAGAGGTTTTCTTAAGAGTCACCGGAGGAAACGATGAATAATTTCCTCTTCCAATTTCAGGATCAGTTTCCGAAAATCTTTTCGATCGCGTTTCTGACTTTGCGCGAAACTCTCCGTAAACGAATCGTATATTTTATTTTTATAATATCCGCTTTGTTCCTGTTTCTGAATTTCACGTGTCAGATTCAGATCGGCGGTCAGGATCAATCCGGAAATCCCGATTTTCAGATCTACATCGTCTTTTTGTTTTTCGCGTTTTGGAACACGGTTCTCGCATTGTTTCTCCCGATTTCCCTTTTGGGAGAAGAGTTGGAAAACAAAACCTATATTCCGATTCTTTCCAGACCGGTTTCCCCTTTGACATACGTCTGCGGAAAATCCTTGGGAGTTCTCGCACTCATTTTCGCGAACGGCGTTTTTTTGATCGGAACGTATCTCGTAAAACAGCAATTCGGCGGAGGCGCGCTTTCCTGGGATCTCTTAAAGGCCTGTCTTACGATGTTTTTCGTTTTTTACTTTCTGATTCTTTTCGGATTCGTGGGAGTTCTCGGCTTCGGTAAGAACGCTGCGTTTTTCGGAGGTCTTGCGCTTTTGCTTTTTACGACCTTTTTGGATTTGTTCATCTACGAATCGGCGGCTGCGAGTATGGTGCAAACCTCGGATTTGAAAAAACAAATTCTCGAGATTTTCTATTGGATTCTCCCGCAGGAAGGAACGGTGTTCTTTTATTCGAGTTCACTTCTTGCCAAAAGTCTTTCTCAGGTTCATTACTACGGAGAATATTCTCTGATTCAAATCGGCGTTTGGATTCTTCTGAGTTTCGTTTTAGCAAAAGTTATTCTGGACAGGAAAGAACTCTAAACGAAAAGTACCGGTTGACAAAACTTTAAAGAGTCATAATTCTACCTTGGGTCGGCGTATGCCGGCTCGGGTTGGTATTGGAAATCGGTACATGAAGATTCAATGGTTTCACTATGAAAAGGAGGGATACTTTCTCTCCGTCAAAAATCTGAACGAACCGATCGAATCGCTCAATCCTCTTTATCTCAGAATCACCCACCTCAACCGAAACATCGACAAGATCATCAGCTTTCTGCTGGATCGTTATCTTCAATATCTCGATATCACTCCGCTCCGCGAATGTATCTTTTCCATTTTGAGAGAAACGATCATGAACGCGGTCAAAGCCAACCAGAAGCGGGTCGTTTTTAAGGAAGCCGGTTTGGATATCAACGATCCGGGGCAATACGCGACCGGAATGGAGAAGTTCAAAGAGGAACTGATCTCCAAAAAGGATCTTTATACGGACCTTCTCGAACGGAACGGATTGCATGTTCTCATTACTTTCGGTTTTAATCAGAATAGTTTTCTTCTAAAAGTCACGAACAACGTGAGTATTCTTCCGGAAGAGGATCAAAGGGTTCGGGAAAGAATTTCGAAAGCGCACACATACAACGATCTTTCCGAAATTTTCGAAAATCACGGGGACGAATCCGAAGGCGCCGGGCTCGGACTTGCGATGTCGCTTTTGATGTTGAAAAACGAAGGGATAGAAGGCGATTCGTATCGGATCAAATCGGAGGAAGGGGTCACGTCGGCGTATATCAAAATTCCTTTCGGTTTTAAAAAGAGAAACATCAATCTTCAGAAAACCGGTGAAATACTTTCCGAAGTGGATACGCTTCCCACCTTTCCGGACAACGTAAATCAGATCATGAGTCTGATCAACAAACCCGATTCTTCCATTCAGAACATCACCGAGCTGGTGGGTCGGGACGTATCATTATCTACGAATATTCTAAAATTAGCGAATTCGGCTTCGTTTTCACAGAGAACCCGCGTCGAAAGTTTGGAAGACGCGATCAAGGTGATCGGTTTGTCCGAGTTGAACAGCATTCTTTTGAGTCTCGGAACAAAAAAGATTCTCGAGGAACGCTACAAAGAGTTCGAAGCGATTTGGGAACGTTCCAGTTTATCCGCGTTCATCTGCAGACGTCTCGGGGAAAGAATGGGCTGGAAAAAACAGACGATCACAGTTCTGGTCTGTGCGGCGCTTTTGCACGACGTGGGCCGAGTGATTCTTCTTTCTTTGGAACCCGAGATTTCGGCGAAAATATCCGAGATATTAGGGAATCGATCCTTTCCTTCTCCGTTGACCTTGGAGGAAGCCGCATTAGGAATTTCGCATACGACTCTCGGAGGAATGATCTGCGAGAAATGGAATTTTTCGGATACGATCCGAGTCTCCGCGGAAATGCATCACAGGCCGCTTTTGGTCAAAAAGGAATTTCAAGACGCGGTGTTTTCGATTTACCTTTCCGATATGATCATCGACATATCGCAGGGACTCGCCGACTTTTCGCTGATTCAGACAGTAGTGCTTCAGCATTTCGGTTTTAAAAAGGAACCCGAGTTCGCCGAGTTCATGGAAACAATCCTTCAGGAATACAAGGATTTCAATAAGAAGTCCTGAAGTTGCGTAAGCCAGACAAGCGCGGCCGTTTCGGCGTTTACGATCCAGGAAAACTGCGTTGCCGCGCGGTTTCCGGCGATTCTCGATTAAATCAGATTCAAAATTCTTGATATATAGACCGATAGAAATTCGGCCGCCTTATGAAATTCCCGCGCCTGCAATTCTTCGGGACGTTTGTCTAAATCGATCCCCGCTTTTTCCAAAGCCTGAAAACATTCCAAGCGAAACGATTCCTCCGAAAAAAATTTGGACGTATGCACTTCGTTCGACAGAGACGCGATCGGCGCGTCTCGAAAGGAAGAAGCGAGTTTTTTTCTTTTTCCCCAAAAGGCGGTTCTGCAAAGACATTCCAGCGCGATAAAACCGAATTCGTTCGGAAACACGGAAGCGGCTTTGAATTCTAAGATGGAAGAATCCACGTTCGGTCTCGGATAAAACGCTCCGGCTTTGATATCCTTTTTCAAACTCCAGTTTCCGTACGCGGAAAGATAAAATCGGATCGAAGAAGGTTCGTTGGAAATTCGTTTGGCGAATTCTTTTTGAACCAAGAACGCCGCACCTTTGAGTCCTTTCAGATTTTTTACGGCGCTTAACGTAAGTTCGGAAGAGATGTAGTAGGGGAGATTTCCGAAAAGATAAACAGACTCGCGGGAAAATTCGGGAAGAAAATCGAGCGCGTCTCCTTCCCTAAGTTCGAACTCGGGAAGATATTCCCGAAGCCAGCTTGCATAAACGGGATCGATTTCAAAGAGAGTCACCGGTTTTTGAAATTCCAAAAGACCGTGCGAAATCGCGCCAAGCCCCGGACCG of Leptospira sanjuanensis contains these proteins:
- a CDS encoding LIMLP_16025 family protein, with the protein product MENKKLNDIINAGIGAVQTSREIFDKLVDDLNEGKEKIEERFDQLKAQGEKDMSDNALKLKVNLAWGLVRFEEIRDNILNHFIKK
- a CDS encoding penicillin-binding transpeptidase domain-containing protein, with amino-acid sequence MLKRSSLFLALWVLISAGEIDSKEITLFSHFTDSSPRIAGERNLLKQKFTPASTFKYWITLFLLERNLIAPAFKRTSNEAHIPNAPRDLTLREAMYYSSNSFFLAFFEENPLLYEELEDFLLRIGYVPETFKKHYLDKKNIYFSDAIQKTPEEQHEFLLEFLKDEGRSKGVSPETFRLWKEAAFWSECDSKNSIVYGKTGSLRGSFWFLGFSEKKQNLWQRWIANAPKEYSVITVLQTGEGVSRETAIDSFYRTAGCKR
- the sixA gene encoding phosphohistidine phosphatase SixA, whose translation is MKIIIARHGEAETTSPDGTDRSRLLTQKGEADVRKMANFLKTGFKITKIYHSPYERTKDTAKIYTDILHPEQETESLDYLEAGNDMSRVCPMIREYSNSDTILLVGHSPDVSIFAEKLLGITGVGKSFLFSPGSALAVNVPREKFLDGQIIWFICPDFLC
- a CDS encoding ABC transporter ATP-binding protein; its protein translation is MSEFAIEIDSIRKKYKEQNALRGVSFRVPQGSVFGLLGPNGAGKTSLVRILMGFSKQTEGSFRLFGLPFSPHLRKRIGYLPEKVSIPGFLTGEEFLTFSAKLAGIKNASIREKSKFLLEKTGIADAADKKVSGYSKGMLQRLGLASALIGDPELLILDEPGSGLDPKGYIDFRETLVEENKNKGTTVLLNSHRLLEVEKVCHEIGILNLGTLAALGPLESLKEGKNRILLKVESVTPELDSYIRKISSEQKVTENQIEFLPQNGIDLKRIPAELVDLGANILKYERTVESLEEVFLRVTGGNDE
- a CDS encoding ABC transporter permease, which codes for MNNFLFQFQDQFPKIFSIAFLTLRETLRKRIVYFIFIISALFLFLNFTCQIQIGGQDQSGNPDFQIYIVFLFFAFWNTVLALFLPISLLGEELENKTYIPILSRPVSPLTYVCGKSLGVLALIFANGVFLIGTYLVKQQFGGGALSWDLLKACLTMFFVFYFLILFGFVGVLGFGKNAAFFGGLALLLFTTFLDLFIYESAAASMVQTSDLKKQILEIFYWILPQEGTVFFYSSSLLAKSLSQVHYYGEYSLIQIGVWILLSFVLAKVILDRKEL
- a CDS encoding HDOD domain-containing protein, translating into MKIQWFHYEKEGYFLSVKNLNEPIESLNPLYLRITHLNRNIDKIISFLLDRYLQYLDITPLRECIFSILRETIMNAVKANQKRVVFKEAGLDINDPGQYATGMEKFKEELISKKDLYTDLLERNGLHVLITFGFNQNSFLLKVTNNVSILPEEDQRVRERISKAHTYNDLSEIFENHGDESEGAGLGLAMSLLMLKNEGIEGDSYRIKSEEGVTSAYIKIPFGFKKRNINLQKTGEILSEVDTLPTFPDNVNQIMSLINKPDSSIQNITELVGRDVSLSTNILKLANSASFSQRTRVESLEDAIKVIGLSELNSILLSLGTKKILEERYKEFEAIWERSSLSAFICRRLGERMGWKKQTITVLVCAALLHDVGRVILLSLEPEISAKISEILGNRSFPSPLTLEEAALGISHTTLGGMICEKWNFSDTIRVSAEMHHRPLLVKKEFQDAVFSIYLSDMIIDISQGLADFSLIQTVVLQHFGFKKEPEFAEFMETILQEYKDFNKKS
- the rsmA gene encoding 16S rRNA (adenine(1518)-N(6)/adenine(1519)-N(6))-dimethyltransferase RsmA is translated as MSSREYPFRKVSEIRKFLESKSSAPLKKWGQNFLIDPNAIKAILSCLSSDLVARIDRILEIGPGLGAISHGLLEFQKPVTLFEIDPVYASWLREYLPEFELREGDALDFLPEFSRESVYLFGNLPYYISSELTLSAVKNLKGLKGAAFLVQKEFAKRISNEPSSIRFYLSAYGNWSLKKDIKAGAFYPRPNVDSSILEFKAASVFPNEFGFIALECLCRTAFWGKRKKLASSFRDAPIASLSNEVHTSKFFSEESFRLECFQALEKAGIDLDKRPEELQAREFHKAAEFLSVYISRILNLI